A region from the Medicago truncatula cultivar Jemalong A17 chromosome 6, MtrunA17r5.0-ANR, whole genome shotgun sequence genome encodes:
- the LOC25479921 gene encoding non-structural maintenance of chromosomes element 4 homolog A, with the protein MACRGNNNKEEEVFRCMKRERPNAVAADEEEEEHQDSNIRRIIRSEFFKLKSLINEKKDDLMNTASDKFDSILHDFDKLDEQVKKPQEQIVDAEALLDLTRTLVGSVNSMVNEGVTPSQFVSSLLKHYAHPPNTSIDWQKLGIFVSPIFLTVHGSSTMLDPMESQLKRRKAIVL; encoded by the exons ATGGCTTGCAGaggcaacaacaacaaagaagaagaagtgtTTCGTTGCATGAAGAGAGAACGCCCCAACGCCGTCGCCGCGgatgaggaagaagaggagCATCAGGACTCCAACATTCGCAGAATCATCCGCTCCGAGTTCTTCAAACTCAAGTCTCTTATCAATG AGAAAAAAGATGATTTAATGAACACTGCTTCGGACAAGTTCGATTCAATCCTTCATGACTTCGACAAGTTAGACGAGCAAGTGAAGAAGCCACAAGAGCAGATTGTTGACGCTGAAGCACTTCTAGATCTGACACGCACTCTGGTTGGATCGGTTAACTCTATGGTGAACGAAGGGGTTACTCCTTCTCAGTTTGTGTCATCTCTCCTCAAACATTATGCTCACCCACCCAACACTTCCATTGACTGGCAAAAGCTTGGCATTTTCGTTTCACCCATTTTCCTCACTGTTCATGGCTCTTCAACCATGCTTGATCCCATGGAAAGTCAGTTGAAACGACGTAAGGCCATTGTGTTgtaa